Proteins encoded together in one Hymenobacter monticola window:
- the proC gene encoding pyrroline-5-carboxylate reductase gives MKILIIGGGNMGLTYARSFARTHVTSRLDLRLLARSPERVPALAAHEVGTVWGTPQECVPGADILILAVKPQDSAALFDTIAGLVQPQQLVLSIMAGVRIATIREALGTPKVIRAMPNLPAQIGMGMTAFTGTDEVTRAELVQVQNLLSTTGKTVYVEQESAIDASTAISGSGPAYVYYCMGALMDAAAHMGFSPAEAELLVSQTFRGAVELYSQSGLSCQDWIAKVASKGGTTEAALKAFGAGAVREGLMAGAGAARDRAEELGK, from the coding sequence ATGAAAATCCTCATCATCGGCGGCGGCAACATGGGCCTGACTTATGCCCGCAGCTTTGCCCGCACCCACGTCACGTCCCGGCTCGACCTGCGTTTGCTGGCCCGCTCGCCCGAGCGGGTGCCGGCCCTGGCCGCCCACGAGGTAGGCACCGTGTGGGGCACCCCGCAGGAGTGCGTGCCCGGCGCCGATATCCTCATTCTGGCCGTGAAGCCGCAGGACTCGGCCGCGCTGTTCGACACCATTGCAGGACTGGTGCAGCCGCAGCAGCTGGTGCTCAGCATCATGGCCGGCGTGCGCATTGCCACCATCCGGGAGGCGCTGGGCACGCCCAAAGTCATCCGGGCCATGCCCAACCTACCGGCCCAGATTGGCATGGGCATGACAGCTTTCACCGGCACCGATGAGGTGACGCGCGCCGAGCTGGTGCAGGTGCAAAACCTGCTCAGCACCACCGGCAAAACCGTGTACGTGGAGCAGGAAAGCGCCATTGATGCGAGCACGGCCATCTCGGGCAGCGGCCCGGCCTACGTGTACTACTGCATGGGCGCCCTCATGGACGCCGCCGCCCACATGGGCTTCTCGCCCGCCGAAGCCGAGTTGCTGGTGAGCCAGACCTTCCGCGGCGCCGTGGAGCTCTACTCCCAATCGGGCCTGAGCTGCCAGGACTGGATTGCCAAGGTGGCCTCCAAAGGTGGCACCACCGAGGCGGCGCTCAAGGCTTTCGGGGCGGGCGCAGTGCGCGAGGGCCTGATGGCCGGCGCTGGCGCGGCGCGGGACCGGGCCGAGGAGCTGGGAAAATAG
- a CDS encoding acyltransferase family protein, whose product MNTTTQAAVDTTGTRPLAEASQPGRLISLDVFRGLTVMAMILVNNPGDWGHIYPPLEHAEWNGCTPTDLIFPFFLFIVGVSLVYALDGVKQRGGPQGAVLGRVLRRAGVLFGLGLLLSLYPKFDFSAVRIMGVLQRIALVFLGCSFIFLKTSWRTQAWLIVGFLIGYAVLMQLVPVPGFGPANLEPATNLGAWLDRTVFSEAHLWKQSKTWDPEGLLGTLPALGTGLLGGLTAQWLRRKDQEPAAKVAWLFVAAGALIVLGLCWAPWFPINKALWSSSYVLYTGGLAMAGLAALYWLCDVQGYRRWTRPALVYGVNAILVFCLSALLSRTFGLFKLALPGGKTGGLKEWLYEWGIAPFFQDPRTASLVGAVTLIIIWYFILSWMYKKGVVLKV is encoded by the coding sequence ATGAATACGACCACCCAAGCCGCCGTCGACACCACCGGCACCCGGCCGCTGGCCGAGGCCTCGCAGCCCGGCCGCCTCATCAGCCTCGACGTGTTTCGGGGCCTCACGGTGATGGCCATGATACTGGTGAACAACCCCGGCGACTGGGGCCATATCTACCCGCCGCTGGAGCACGCCGAATGGAACGGCTGCACGCCCACGGACCTGATTTTCCCGTTTTTCCTATTTATCGTGGGCGTGAGCCTGGTGTATGCGCTCGATGGCGTAAAGCAGCGGGGCGGCCCGCAGGGTGCGGTGCTGGGGCGGGTGCTGCGCCGGGCGGGCGTGCTGTTTGGGCTGGGCCTGCTGCTGTCGTTGTATCCGAAATTCGATTTTTCGGCGGTGCGCATTATGGGCGTGTTGCAGCGCATTGCGCTAGTGTTTCTGGGGTGCAGCTTCATTTTCCTGAAAACCAGCTGGCGCACGCAGGCCTGGCTGATTGTGGGCTTCCTCATCGGCTACGCGGTGCTGATGCAGCTGGTGCCGGTGCCCGGCTTCGGCCCTGCCAACCTAGAGCCCGCCACCAACCTCGGCGCCTGGCTTGACCGCACCGTTTTCAGCGAAGCCCACCTCTGGAAGCAAAGCAAAACCTGGGACCCCGAAGGCCTGCTTGGCACCCTGCCCGCCTTGGGCACCGGCCTGTTGGGCGGCCTCACGGCCCAATGGTTGCGCCGCAAAGACCAGGAGCCGGCCGCCAAAGTGGCTTGGCTGTTCGTTGCGGCTGGCGCGCTTATCGTTCTCGGGCTATGCTGGGCGCCGTGGTTCCCCATCAACAAAGCGCTGTGGAGCAGCTCCTACGTGCTCTACACCGGCGGGCTGGCCATGGCTGGCCTAGCCGCGCTCTACTGGTTGTGCGACGTGCAGGGCTACCGCCGCTGGACGCGCCCGGCGCTGGTGTACGGCGTGAATGCCATTCTGGTATTTTGCCTCTCGGCCCTGCTTTCGCGCACGTTCGGGCTGTTCAAACTGGCGCTGCCCGGCGGCAAAACCGGCGGGCTGAAGGAGTGGCTGTACGAATGGGGCATTGCGCCTTTTTTCCAGGACCCGCGCACGGCCTCGCTGGTGGGCGCGGTCACGCTCATCATTATCTGGTATTTCATTTTGAGTTGGATGTACAAGAAGGGCGTGGTGCTGAAGGTGTGA
- a CDS encoding 3-(methylthio)propionyl-CoA ligase translates to MLGLMMAQPLRVATIIEHAAKWHADTEIVSRLPEGGIHRYTYAAANRRSQQLAQALLKLGIENGDRVGTLAWNTHRHFELYFGVAGIGAVCHTINPRLFPEQLVYIINHAEDRLLFFDLTFLPLVERLAPVCPTVEKWVLLAGPEHLPVQSALPGLCSYEDLLAAETADYEWPSFDENTACSLCYTSGTTDQPKGVLYSHRSTVLHALGISLPDSLGCSALDVIIPVVPMFHVNAWGLPYAAPLNGAKLVLPGAGMDSASLFELMETEGVTFSAGVPTICLALLQFMREGQRQFSTLRRTVVGGSSCPPALMKAFVEELNVTITHAWGMTEISPLGTASRLKANQLALPAEQKAATLAKQGRVVFGVDMKIVGDDGQELPHNGVAFGDLLVRGPWVVREYFRTPTPGELTADGWFRTGDVATIDAEGFMQITDRSKDVIKSGGEWISSIDLENLAVAHPAVAEAAVIGVPSGRWSERPLLVVVLRPGMDVSREEMLGFFRGKVAKFWEPDAVEFVDALPHTATGKILKTQLRKDFAGYSVA, encoded by the coding sequence ATGCTAGGACTAATGATGGCGCAGCCGCTGCGCGTGGCCACAATCATCGAGCACGCCGCCAAGTGGCATGCCGACACCGAAATTGTGTCGCGGCTGCCCGAGGGCGGCATCCACCGCTACACCTACGCCGCCGCCAACCGCCGCAGCCAGCAGCTGGCCCAGGCCCTGCTGAAGCTCGGCATCGAAAACGGCGACCGGGTGGGCACGCTGGCCTGGAACACGCACCGGCATTTTGAGTTGTATTTTGGCGTGGCGGGCATCGGGGCGGTGTGCCACACCATCAACCCGCGCCTGTTTCCGGAGCAGCTCGTCTACATCATCAACCACGCCGAGGACCGGCTGCTGTTCTTCGACTTAACCTTTTTGCCGCTGGTGGAGCGGCTGGCACCGGTGTGCCCCACCGTGGAAAAATGGGTGCTGCTGGCCGGCCCCGAGCACCTGCCGGTGCAGTCGGCCCTGCCCGGCCTGTGCAGCTACGAAGACCTGCTGGCCGCCGAAACGGCCGACTACGAGTGGCCCAGCTTCGACGAGAACACGGCCTGCTCGCTCTGCTACACCTCCGGCACCACCGACCAGCCCAAGGGCGTGCTTTACTCGCACCGCTCCACGGTGCTACACGCGCTGGGCATCTCCTTGCCCGATTCGCTGGGCTGCTCGGCCCTTGATGTGATTATACCTGTAGTACCCATGTTCCACGTCAACGCCTGGGGCTTGCCCTACGCGGCCCCGCTCAACGGGGCCAAGCTGGTGTTGCCCGGCGCGGGCATGGACAGCGCGAGCTTGTTTGAGCTGATGGAAACGGAGGGCGTCACGTTCTCGGCCGGGGTGCCCACCATCTGCCTGGCGCTGCTGCAGTTCATGCGCGAAGGCCAGCGGCAGTTCAGCACGCTGCGGCGCACGGTGGTGGGCGGCTCCAGCTGCCCGCCGGCTTTGATGAAGGCTTTTGTGGAGGAGCTGAACGTGACCATCACCCACGCCTGGGGCATGACGGAAATCAGTCCCCTGGGCACTGCCAGCCGCCTCAAGGCCAACCAGCTGGCGCTGCCCGCCGAGCAAAAAGCCGCCACCCTGGCCAAGCAGGGCCGGGTGGTATTCGGCGTCGATATGAAGATTGTGGGCGACGACGGTCAGGAACTGCCGCACAACGGCGTGGCCTTCGGCGACCTGCTGGTGCGGGGCCCTTGGGTGGTGCGCGAGTACTTCCGCACGCCCACGCCCGGCGAGCTCACGGCCGACGGCTGGTTCCGTACCGGCGACGTGGCCACCATTGATGCCGAGGGCTTCATGCAAATAACCGACCGCTCGAAGGACGTCATCAAGTCGGGCGGCGAGTGGATTTCCAGCATTGACCTGGAGAACCTGGCCGTGGCCCATCCCGCCGTGGCCGAGGCCGCCGTCATCGGCGTGCCCAGCGGCCGGTGGAGCGAGCGGCCATTGCTGGTAGTGGTGCTCCGCCCGGGCATGGACGTTTCGCGGGAAGAGATGCTCGGCTTCTTCCGGGGCAAGGTGGCCAAGTTCTGGGAGCCCGACGCGGTGGAGTTTGTGGATGCCCTGCCGCATACGGCCACGGGCAAAATCCTGAAAACACAGCTGCGGAAGGACTTCGCGGGGTATTCGGTGGCGTAG
- a CDS encoding RagB/SusD family nutrient uptake outer membrane protein, with protein MKKYITLAALLALSLGSCNKEYLNPSAALQPQVVTSSDGLITLCNGLQYRYSAGGLLSVVYNAVAAGGLTTRELTILNVGNIEEYNVSLGGGSVTNANGVVRNLWTQANLVKANADLVLTNAGNAPEAGTRSGIVAYASIFRALSLGTLAQFFEQVPLAVQENAPFVPRVQALQNAVAQLETAATQVAATPVSADFNSKIVPGLDLPNTLQALIARYSLEAGDYDKAIAAAGRVDLTKRSVFNYDDNTRNPIFEVAFGNRNVFEPFNANLGLTGTLAPNAADRRLPFFIRTNPTATQNLGTGFFTANNAPIPVYVPGEMLLIRAEAYARKGDVPNAIIELNRVLTKTPANDVFGLGASLPAYSGPATAADVLTEIYRNRSIELAFQGFRLADSRRFGRPAAGTTGAERNRNFLPYPRTERENNSQTPGDPVL; from the coding sequence ATGAAAAAATATATCACCCTAGCCGCCCTGCTGGCCTTGTCGCTCGGCAGCTGCAACAAAGAATACCTGAACCCCAGCGCGGCCCTGCAGCCGCAGGTCGTGACCTCGTCCGACGGGTTGATTACGCTTTGCAACGGCCTGCAGTACCGCTACAGCGCGGGCGGCCTGCTGAGCGTCGTTTACAACGCGGTGGCGGCCGGCGGGCTAACCACCCGCGAGCTCACCATCCTGAACGTGGGCAACATCGAAGAGTATAACGTGAGCCTGGGCGGCGGCAGCGTCACCAACGCCAACGGCGTGGTGCGCAACCTCTGGACGCAGGCCAACCTGGTGAAAGCCAACGCCGACCTGGTGCTGACCAACGCGGGCAACGCCCCCGAGGCGGGCACCCGCAGCGGCATCGTGGCCTACGCCAGCATTTTCCGGGCTTTGTCGCTGGGCACGCTGGCGCAGTTTTTCGAGCAGGTGCCGCTGGCGGTGCAGGAAAACGCGCCCTTCGTGCCTCGCGTGCAGGCCCTGCAAAACGCCGTGGCCCAACTCGAAACCGCCGCCACCCAAGTGGCCGCTACCCCCGTTTCGGCCGATTTCAACAGCAAGATTGTGCCCGGCCTCGACCTGCCCAACACCCTGCAGGCCCTCATTGCGCGCTACAGCCTGGAAGCCGGCGACTACGACAAAGCCATTGCCGCCGCCGGCCGCGTGGACCTCACCAAACGCTCGGTGTTCAACTACGACGACAACACCCGCAACCCCATTTTTGAGGTGGCCTTCGGCAACCGCAACGTGTTCGAGCCCTTCAACGCCAACCTAGGCCTGACCGGCACGCTGGCTCCCAACGCCGCCGACCGCCGCCTGCCGTTCTTCATTCGCACCAACCCTACGGCCACCCAGAACCTGGGCACCGGTTTCTTCACGGCCAACAATGCCCCCATTCCGGTGTACGTGCCCGGCGAGATGCTCCTGATTCGGGCCGAAGCCTACGCCCGCAAAGGCGACGTGCCCAACGCCATTATTGAGCTGAACCGGGTGCTCACCAAGACGCCAGCCAACGACGTGTTTGGCCTCGGAGCCAGCCTGCCCGCTTACAGTGGCCCCGCCACCGCGGCCGATGTGCTGACCGAAATCTACCGCAACCGCAGCATCGAGCTGGCCTTCCAGGGCTTCCGGCTGGCCGACAGCCGCCGCTTCGGCCGCCCCGCCGCCGGCACCACCGGCGCCGAGCGCAACCGCAACTTCCTGCCCTACCCCCGTACAGAACGCGAAAACAACTCCCAAACGCCCGGCGACCCGGTGCTTTAG
- a CDS encoding REP-associated tyrosine transposase → MELTHYQRFLPHRLAPGESYFITFRLAGSLPRKVVLQLIEERELRLREANPSAAVNPGERKGFFTTFDAVLDRANYGPCYLTKPAEAAIVQAALHFADGVGYDLLSYCLMPNHVHLIVHLPVDATAPLARTLQRLKSHTARHLNRLRSSEGRVWQRESYDHRIRNARELAATIAYTLNNPVKAGLAADWQQWPYSYWHEA, encoded by the coding sequence ATGGAGCTTACGCACTACCAGCGCTTTCTGCCTCACCGGTTGGCTCCGGGCGAATCCTATTTCATCACCTTTCGGTTAGCCGGCTCACTGCCGCGCAAAGTGGTGCTGCAGCTAATCGAAGAGCGAGAGTTACGGTTGCGCGAAGCCAATCCGTCGGCTGCCGTCAATCCCGGCGAGCGGAAAGGCTTTTTCACTACGTTCGATGCCGTGCTCGACCGCGCCAACTACGGCCCTTGCTACCTCACCAAGCCTGCCGAAGCCGCCATAGTACAGGCGGCTCTGCATTTTGCCGATGGTGTCGGCTACGACCTGTTGAGTTATTGTTTGATGCCCAATCACGTGCACCTGATAGTGCACCTGCCGGTGGATGCCACTGCGCCGCTGGCCCGCACCCTGCAACGATTGAAAAGCCATACGGCCCGCCACCTCAACCGCCTGCGGAGCAGTGAGGGCCGGGTGTGGCAACGCGAAAGCTACGACCACCGCATTCGCAATGCCCGCGAGTTGGCGGCCACCATTGCTTACACACTCAATAACCCCGTGAAAGCGGGTCTGGCGGCAGATTGGCAGCAGTGGCCTTATAGCTACTGGCACGAAGCTTAG
- a CDS encoding anhydro-N-acetylmuramic acid kinase: MNAHLARLCHLAAQPSRRIIGLMSGTSLDGLDVALCRLTGHGPGTRLELEQFRTVPYDEDTKGRIRQVFARDTVSLEYLTLLNPWLGQLHAAMILDCLQAWGISPQEVDLIASHGQTIYHAPRHQHQRADFDLNATLQLGDGDHVAVHTGIITLSDFRQKHIAAGGEGAPLAAYGDFLLLSSPDEERLLLNLGGIANFTYLPRADGDATAAFSTDTGPGNTLLDATVRAHFPDLAYDEDGRLALAGRVHEGLLAALLDHPFFAAPLPKTTGPELFSAAYLAEAQQRSATEALSLEDILATLAELSAVGVARAMQAAFPDRPAPAAVYASGGGAHNPALLAALQRQLPAARFATTDVLGVSGDAKEAILFAVLANEAVAGQPVAIGAGRQRVPAVGMGKVSFPG, translated from the coding sequence ATGAACGCCCACCTCGCCCGCCTCTGCCACCTGGCCGCCCAGCCCAGCCGCCGCATCATCGGGCTCATGTCGGGTACTTCGCTCGATGGGCTGGATGTGGCTCTGTGCCGCCTCACGGGTCACGGCCCCGGCACGCGGCTGGAGCTGGAGCAATTCCGCACCGTGCCGTATGATGAGGACACGAAAGGCCGCATCCGCCAGGTTTTTGCGCGCGACACGGTGAGCCTGGAGTACCTCACGCTGCTGAACCCGTGGCTGGGCCAACTGCACGCAGCCATGATTCTGGACTGCCTGCAGGCCTGGGGCATCAGTCCGCAGGAGGTCGACCTCATTGCCAGCCACGGCCAGACCATCTACCACGCCCCGCGCCACCAGCACCAGCGCGCTGACTTCGACTTAAACGCTACCCTGCAGCTCGGCGACGGCGACCACGTGGCCGTACACACGGGCATCATCACGCTCAGCGACTTCCGCCAGAAGCACATCGCGGCCGGCGGCGAAGGCGCCCCCCTGGCCGCCTACGGCGACTTTTTGCTGCTGAGTAGCCCCGATGAGGAGCGGCTGCTGCTCAACCTCGGCGGCATTGCCAACTTCACCTACCTGCCCCGCGCCGACGGCGACGCCACCGCCGCCTTCAGCACCGACACCGGCCCCGGCAACACCCTGCTCGATGCCACCGTGCGCGCCCACTTCCCCGACTTGGCCTACGATGAAGACGGCCGCCTGGCCCTGGCCGGCCGGGTGCACGAGGGCCTGCTGGCCGCCCTGCTCGACCATCCATTTTTCGCCGCGCCCCTGCCCAAAACCACCGGCCCCGAACTGTTCAGTGCCGCTTACCTAGCCGAAGCCCAGCAGCGCAGTGCCACCGAAGCCCTGAGCCTTGAAGACATCTTAGCCACGCTGGCCGAGCTGAGCGCTGTGGGGGTGGCCCGGGCCATGCAGGCTGCCTTTCCCGACCGGCCGGCGCCCGCGGCGGTGTACGCCAGCGGCGGCGGCGCCCACAACCCGGCCCTGCTGGCCGCTTTGCAGCGGCAGCTGCCGGCGGCTCGCTTCGCCACCACCGATGTTTTGGGCGTATCCGGCGATGCCAAAGAGGCCATTCTGTTTGCGGTATTGGCCAACGAGGCCGTGGCGGGCCAGCCCGTGGCTATAGGGGCGGGGCGGCAGCGGGTGCCGGCCGTAGGTATGGGCAAAGTATCGTTTCCAGGGTGA